TTTGATAGGAGCACATTGAGTGAGACCCacaaaaaattttatttctaacaAAGTTGAATGGTTAAACCTCAACTAAGTTTCTTGAGCCTTGACAAGTTAAGTCACCCCCTCAAGTAATTTCTACCATTAATTAAGAAGCAAAGACCATGCATATATGAGAAACCCAAATAAGTTTTATTCCTCATCTATCCATATGATAACTCATTACCTAAGCTAGGTTAAAAGGTGATATTGCATTACtcttttctctcattttatTTCGCATTACTCAAGGGAGGGTTCACTCTCTCATATGAAGGGAACATAACCGATAACCCAAGCCTTAAGGAGGAACCAACATAATACATTTTTCACCCAAATACAAAATCACATAAGGGGGAAAGCATTTTGCTAGTTGAGAGAAGCCATATAAACtctttttcctcctcctttctCTCTTTGTTTTAGGCTCCAATTTTTATTGAGCCGCCCTCGCCGGCGCCGTGACAACATGCTCCAATCAATCCTCGAAGTTGCATGTTGTTGTGGATTCCAGAATCACCCAGGTGCAATTTAAGTCTGACCTAAAGTAAAAGAGCACCATTTACTTGGAAAAAtgggttttttattattttttgtttatcttattatatattatgtaGTGATGCAATTGAATGCTGGTATGAGTATGTTGTCAAAGGAGCTCTCTTACTTAAGTAGGAGAGTCAACAAGAGATTACCCAAATATGGGCCAAAATGCTACCCTACTTGAAAAAGGCTTATCTCATGAGTAGTCTTTGTTATACAAATTTTTTGGGGATTGAGttcaattataattttctcCGCTCAATATAAAGGATtaggaaaatttttaaaaatttgtgagAGTAGACTTCTTATCTGCGTGGGAAGTAATCATTGCACAACACACTTTACATAATAACTACACAACATACTCACATAGGATATGACTCATATGAGTGTGTTATGTAAATATCATTACTCTATTCGAGTAGGTGTCCAAGCAAAAACTTTTAAATAGTAAGCACCTACTCGAACAATATTGAAGGCGGACTGACCCTCACATTCTCCGGCCAACTCAATGGAAGAAATTAAGGGGCCGACATTTCCAAATTACATGAGATTTTCTTACTTTTCGGATAGAAAAATAACAGGAGATTCGATCGGATTTATTTTGACGCACCGTGGCTGTGAATCAAACGTGACATAAGGCAAGTTTCAAATCAATTCAGTCAATACCAGATAGCCATGCATATATGTCACTTGAGTGTTCGAGTTGgttctagaatttttttaaaattccagaagaaaaacaaataaaataatagccacaaaaaaaaaaaaaaaggaaaagaaaagaaaagaaaaggctgaTATATACGTCCCATCGAAGATAAGCATCCAATCGAGCTTTATTACGTtgatgaagaaaaagagatcCCTCTTTAGTGCTTGAGAAGGACTCTCCGTCAATCATAGAGCACTTCAATCATAATCTCTCACCTGCTTTCCACTTGAATCCTTTTCACCACTgcgatatttttatttttatttttatttattttttctttgaagtAGCTAGAAAACCTTCCCTAGTTCTTTCGAGATCTGAAGGCAGAAATATCATGAGACATAAATAATATCATGAAAATTACCTTAAAACAAAAAGGAATCAGtaatattttacattaattaattaataagttaTAATTAGAGGATCGGAGGAATAATGATAATTtatctacaatatatataagTAGTATTTTacaaacgatgtcgttttgaatatttcacaaaaaaaaaaaacaaaggcttTTATTTGATGTTAATTATGTTGTGACAAATCTTTAGACCCATCTGGTTCGAACTCTtccgttttcttcttcttcttcctcttccccccctttttttttcttctaattaattCACTCAATAGTCAATATATGTTAAGCTGGAGTGGCTATCAGCCTGTCATAGTCATGCTCCATGCTCCTCCGgttttgaatttatatatagttaaaaatgtttatatatttatagtaaaaacaatatttatgtcAGTTATATACATactttatttatgttttagCTCATATTTTATACTAActgttttaaaaagaataataatactattcacacttatttattacaattctttatatttattgaggtaacatattttaaataatttttttttagtaattaacATAAAAAGTCATTAACAAACGTCAGATTAACTAATATAAAATGATTGCAAGAATAATATTACTCTAAAATTATGAAGACAGACTATATACAAATATGGGCAACATAGTACAGACTACGATACCTAATCGACAACAATAAAACAACCAGGCCTGGCCGACAGAATAGTCGCAGAGACATGACCATGTAGGCCACTACTGCCTTATAAATGGAACTCAGAAGTACAGCAGCGCGCAACATATGGGAATTTTGATGAATTCTGAAATTTCTCTACTCCCACACGTCATATACGTGTGAGAATTCCATGGAACCTCTTAATCAAAGCATTGAAAAATCTCTCTTTCAATTTGGAACCGGCTAGTTGAACTCGTAATTAATACCAACTTTGAAGTATTTCttgatttgtaaaattttttttataatttatatttaagattgacatgtgttcttaaacaacatgtgagaagcacatgttgttttaatattaagtgcttctcacatgttttttaaataacattaataaaaaaaatatgtgagaaacacatacttaaatgacacatatcaatcttatatgtaggttgtagaaaatttcttataaaccagcttgtaagaaatttatatctttaaaaaaattagttaataaaaatgtaatttttaaaaataaagttagcatttaataaattgtaattCAATCCTAAAAATCGTACTTCTTTCATGGagtttgaaaacattaaaaaaagaagaaaaaaacaaaaaacttttttataattattttatattccttttccttctttcaaGTATTGGGgggtttttcttaaaaaaaaatgaaggtacGTAATTCCCTTGTCTTTATTAGGGCGGTACAGCATAATCGTAATTAATGCAGTTACTCTTTATTATATactgaataattaattaaaataaagccATATAAACAAAAAGAGATATTTATATTTACAATGATTGGTAATAAGATCAAGACGACCGTTTAGAAGCCAAACGAATCAGGACGACCAAGATTCTTGTACAAACTAAAAATAACATAGTCGCATCCCACTAAACGTACAGCTAGCACAAGAAGACGAATTAAGTAAATCAATGTACTGTCGGCCTTATTTTGTCTCATAATATTACAGGATAATATTAGTGTCAGAatgtttttaattcattattttttttttattaatttaatttttaaaaataattgtaattaaacatgttataaaaacaaaaatcatgaatttaagctatatctttataattttatcGATAACTTCACTTatagtcatttatttttcatcatttttaaaaagatgtacttaaatttttaaaagtgtcaatttaaagtatcaatctttcaatttttttcaatttcaaccattcgttagaattttctattaaatcttgtcaaaatttcaaaaatatcttttttttttaggaaaaaaattattaggatAAAGATattagttagaatttaacgaaatttgtaaaaatactcatgcctcaatctttaaaaaattttataatttttttttaaaaaaaataaacatatgagtattttataaattttaacaggatttaacgaaaaattttaacggaaagttaaaaattgaaaaaaattaaaagatcatctaaaatttgaatacattttctttaaaagtgatgaaatattaAGAATTAGAAGTaattaaagtttttccttttattaaatattttacaggGTAACTTTCACATAATTAAGACAAACGGTGGTGAGATTTAACCGTCACACCCACCAAAATGAACCAGAACCGCTGAAATCACCATCATGTTTTGGGGAGGAGTAGTAGTACTACAGAGACAAATCCTTATAAAGCTAATAAATCCAAAGCTCCAACTCAACAACCTTGAAAAGCAATACATTAAAAATCCACGCCGGTGATTGACAAACATAACGCTCCTTATTTAAATCTTCTTTATCATGCAAAGTTGCAGTAGGTAAGAActttataaaaagaagagaaattcaTATAAAAGAGGAAGTGAGAGAAAAGAAACTccattaaatcttttttttctttttttctttttactcttTTATTATCAACATGGACAACAAGTGAAGTAGATCCGAGTGGAAggttaaaaaccaaaaacaaaaataaaattgtgaaccAAAATCAAAGTTATTGTCGGGAAGGGTTCTAGCTTGTTCAATACAAAAGCAGCACGTACACTTCAACTCCTTGCAAAGAAAACCAATCGATCTGGATTTGGTTTAGGCgtgtattttgtaattttttttaatggtccagatttaatttaattttaatttcttttcacgTAAAATTTGTAATTAAATCTGGacgattaaaaaataattacaacagCTAAACTAAATCCAACCAATACAATGTTATATCACAGATGATATAACAAAAATATGATGAGGTTTACTTCAAGAGGAGGAGCAACTTTCTCACGTACATATGCATCAGCAGATTCAGCTTGCAAGGATGAACGATTTCATCGATCCCACACTTGACGGTAAGGTGATTCAATTGCAGCCGTTCTTTTTTGCAACTTGAGGTCCTTGTAAAACTTATTAATGAAGTCTTCAGCTGCTTTATCCACCCGGCTATCTCCGTCGTCCTTCAATGGAAATGGCGAGTCTGTAACTCTAAGCTGCCTCACCATCGGGCTCTTTCCAAACCCAGGTAATGTAACCAGCGGCGACGCCTCCGCCATGTCGTTGTTCAGCATCTCAATCACCTTCTGAACCGCATTGGCAGTGGTAACGTCGTCGTAACGATAAGACTTGGTAAACAGGTTGTGGTGGTGCTTCCGCTTGTTGAAGTGGAAGGGGTGGTGGTAGGCGGGGCTGTTGCTGCAGCTGAATTCATATTCTCGCGGGGAAACGAAGGAAAGTGCGTCGTTGGAACGGCAACTCATGGCGGAGAGGTGGTTGTGGAGTGTCATGTTCTCGGCTATGGCCTTCCCGGCGAGCTTGCTGCGTTTGAGCATCAAATGGAGGTCAACCATTATTTTGCTCTTACATATGCCTTTTCTTAGCATGAAAAACACCACGCGCATCATGTTCCACAGCTTCTTGGCCACCGCCGGCGGATTTGGTTCCATTTCCATTTCTTGGTTTGAGTGGGagagaattttagttttgcTTTGCTGTGAGAGAgcgagggagagggagagagagagagagaggaaaggtttttggttttttggtttgtCAAGCAAGGGCGAGAGTAGAGGGATGTATTTAAAGGGCAggaaaataattatattatttgattaagaGTAAGACAAGCCTACGAAGAAAAACGCATTATATATCACTCTCCACTACAGCGCGTTGTTTACAATTTTTGACAAATACTTTATAAATTGACTATTAAAGCTTAATGTAGCTTAATAATGAAGTGGACAGTGTACTTCACGCGCTGAAAATTGGCAAGGGTTTAGTATTTCGATCTGCCTACACATGTTTGTTCCTTATTTGTAAATTATCCGGGAAATTACTAGAAAGGACCTCTGATGGGAACCAATTTACTTAAGTAAGTCCTCGGCCTCAATGATTATAGATATTTCGTGCTTTGTAAATGTCAGAAATGACCTCTCGTCGTGGACACCAGGTAATCATAAGATACAACCATAACCCACGAAACGGCTAGTCCATTGCCACCATTCATTTTGTGTTTCCGAGAAGCTTGTTTTACAGCATCATGGACCGGACCCGAACCGAGATTCAGAGTCATTAGTTGTCGAAATTACTAACGATTCGAGAGAGTTAATGTGAAATTTATTgaccaaataaatttttattcaatcacaTTTACACAGTTAATTATTGTAGATCTTAAttccataaaccctaaccatgtTCGTGCAGTACAGCAAATAAATTAGCAGTTGACCATAGAGtaacaaaaaaccctaacaatTCATTGTCCCTCAAGTCTTGCTGTAGTTTTCATAGGCCGGTGCTAATTGATTTAACTTGCTTCAGCTTTGTCGGGTTTGTGTTCAATTTGATTTGCTTTAAGTTTAAACcattttcttacaaatttacGTAACACAATTAcataaatcataataaaatttaattatttagtaattaatatgttagagatattataaaattatttacaaattaaCGTGACAgtctataattaattaaataattaataaaaaaatataacttatcaatttctcttaattattttattaattataaaaaccaacaacactctcaaagaaattaaaaccGTTGAAATTAGGAAGATGAGAGGAAGCGATACTTTGACTCCATATAGAAGCGCGGTTATATGTTCAACAAAAGGTATTCTCATGTAGTAAGCCTCGTTAAGCAAAGAATATCCCAAATGATAAACGTAAAGTTCGTTCAAATGAGTTTTGCTACTCATACGAGCCTTTCACATAAAGAAATGGAAAATACGACAGTAACGTGTGGCACATCATATGTATAACAACCTTCACGTCAATCACTCGTAACGAGCTTATCTATGTTATCGGTTTGGGAAATGCTAGAGTTCCTACCCCTATCCCATTCCCATCCCACCAACCctaagtaattttaattttttatttaataaattcatttttagatttttgCACTTAGGGAGTGGTGGGATGGGAGTGGAATAGGGGTGGAAACACTAGCATTTCTCTATCGGTTTTATCCAAATACAAGACAATGTAACCGAAAACATTAATGAGATAAGAGTTATAATTACTCATAGAGGTAAAAATTAAGAGAATTAAAAATACAAGACTTAtatgataaattaaatttattgttgttaatgtataAGTAGAAAAAACTTGTAGTGTTcagactaatttttttttttataaatagagtATTGTATATAATCAAATTAATCAATGAAAAATGTAGCCAACAAAAGACTTTGACGTATGAATGTAGGTTATATGCCGAACCATCTTAATTTTATGTATCCATCTTTCTTGTTCTCGCCTCTTTCATAGATTATGTGATCTTACATACATCAATTTTGTTTGTTAAGTAAATTGAAGAAAggcctaaaaaaataaaataaaataaatccatTGAGTACAATTCGTAGAcccatttcaaaatattcacaTTTATATTTTAGAAAACATGTATTTCCataatgaaaaagaacataTAAGAGTATATAAGATGCACGATGTCCTCTCAAGTTTGGATTCATTTTATCCCTAAACGATTCAAATTGGATTGTTTTTAAAGGGCTTGGTTTAGATGCATTTTGTTTCGATTGAAATTAGATCCGTAGAAATTGAGAAatgtctcatatatatatatataatattaagttagagcatttttagtagacttatcaaaataactaaaaataactttttagctAGTTTGATGAGTCCAAAATGAGTCCTCAGCAGCCTcaccaatttggtgaaaaaaatttaatgagtAAATAATACCCACCAACAATAGTGAGTAATGTTCACTCactaaaacaaattat
The Alnus glutinosa chromosome 14, dhAlnGlut1.1, whole genome shotgun sequence genome window above contains:
- the LOC133857254 gene encoding uncharacterized protein LOC133857254, which translates into the protein MEMEPNPPAVAKKLWNMMRVVFFMLRKGICKSKIMVDLHLMLKRSKLAGKAIAENMTLHNHLSAMSCRSNDALSFVSPREYEFSCSNSPAYHHPFHFNKRKHHHNLFTKSYRYDDVTTANAVQKVIEMLNNDMAEASPLVTLPGFGKSPMVRQLRVTDSPFPLKDDGDSRVDKAAEDFINKFYKDLKLQKRTAAIESPYRQVWDR